The genome window ATAATTTATTGTTTGATAAAAATATCTAAATGAATTTTATTTAAAATTACCTATAATATCTAAATCTTAAATTATCTTTTATTCAATAAATATTATTATCAGCAGAAATTAAGCTTTTTATGTGATTATTTTAAATCAATATCCATATTTAGATTTTATTTTTCAAGAACCTTAGACTTTCTAAAACTTCTTCTCTATTTTTAACTTCTATAGTTAAAACACCATTATAATTTATTTTATTAAGATTCTCAACTAGATTATCAAAGTCAATAGTTCCCTTACCCAGTGCTTCGTGATTATCAAAAGATCCATCATTATCTGACAAGTGTATATGTCTTAAACGGTCAGATTTAACCATTTCTTCAGTTGAAAATCCAGTATTGTGGGCGTGACCAACATCTAAGGTCATAAATACTCCTAAATCTTCTACAAGATTATTCAAATGGTTAATATCTTTAAATAAGTAACCTTCCATATCCGGCATGTTTTCCACACACATTTTTATTCCCATTTCATGGGTATAATCCGCACATTCACGCAATGAGTTGAAATTGTTCTCTAAAATTTTATCTTGGAAAATTCTGGCCAGAAATGGAACTTGACCGGGATGCACCACTACAATATTTGCATTTAATTTATGGGCTAAATTAATAGATTTTTTAACCTGTTCTATAGATGCCTTTCTAATGGATTCATTGGGAGATGCCAGATTCATATCTGATATGGGGCTATGTACCGTTGTTTTTATAGTGTAGGATTCAAATATTTCACTTTGAACTTCATTTAAAGGATATTCATTAATTATTTCACAGTAATCTACCTTTAAATCTTCTAAAAATGGTAAAATGTCCTCCAATGGATTTGGATAAAGTGCAAGTGTGGAAACTCCAATTTTCATTTTAATCTCTCTAACTTTTAAAATTATTATAATGCCAAAATATATGTTAATAATGGCATTAAATGCCATCAGTAACGTTTTATAAAAGGAATATCCGTATTTAATCAATAAAAAGAATTTTTTTATTGATCAAGTCTTATACGGGCACTGACTGGAATATTTCTTTTAAGGGCTTTAATTATAATATCTGCCAATTCAATATCCTTTTTAATTTTTATTGATCCTTTTTTACCGACAGT of Methanobacteriales archaeon HGW-Methanobacteriales-1 contains these proteins:
- a CDS encoding sugar phosphate isomerase/epimerase translates to MKIGVSTLALYPNPLEDILPFLEDLKVDYCEIINEYPLNEVQSEIFESYTIKTTVHSPISDMNLASPNESIRKASIEQVKKSINLAHKLNANIVVVHPGQVPFLARIFQDKILENNFNSLRECADYTHEMGIKMCVENMPDMEGYLFKDINHLNNLVEDLGVFMTLDVGHAHNTGFSTEEMVKSDRLRHIHLSDNDGSFDNHEALGKGTIDFDNLVENLNKINYNGVLTIEVKNREEVLESLRFLKNKI